The following are encoded in a window of Ricinus communis isolate WT05 ecotype wild-type chromosome 4, ASM1957865v1, whole genome shotgun sequence genomic DNA:
- the LOC8289038 gene encoding RNA-dependent RNA polymerase 2 isoform X1: protein MGAELIERPTARLTNIPQTITAKDLFQYLETQLGPDSVFAIEISSEHKNWKSRGFGRVQFTTLDFKLKAQSFSLQNKLIFKSHNLKISETYDDIIARPINPQHRINNGILHVGFMKEEFCLSVLESWDGVRMWLMPERRRVELWNWVDNECYKMEISFEDVLETVGCRLGGDTLNAILLKLKYGARIYKKISGPDIASKFSADRYHMCKEDFDFIWVRTTDFSSVKSVGQSTSFCWEIEEGLEASDIFKSFPYYTEAREEVILEDGEEWGSASEIVPLVKCGSDSKLPYEILFQLNSLVHTQKISLAAVDTNLITTLGSLTIDTATMILQKLHKLAVTCYDPLAFIKKQLHVPGRNLKRPFFSSSKNLVNHNIMSCHRALITPSKIYCLGPELESSNYVVKNFASYASDFMRVTFVEEDWSKLPANAISMSIQRGIFAKPFRTGIYHRILSILRDGIVIGAKKFEFLAFSASQLRSNSVWMFASNDKKKAEEIREWMGCFNKIHSISKCAARMGQLFSSSKQTFIVSPQDMEIIPDIEVTSDGINYCFSDGIGKISLSFARQVAQKCGLNRTPSAFQIRYGGYKGVIAVDRNSFRKLSLRDSMCKFESENRMLNVTKWSESMPCYLNREIITLLTTLGVKDEIFEGLQQQQLQLLNRMLTNRESALNVLENLAWANCKNILIKMLVQGYEPNVEPYLSMMLQAYHENLLVELRSRCRIFVPKGRILIGCLDETRILDYGQVYVRITMTKAELQDADQASFHRVDETTAVVTGKVIVTKNPCLHPGDIRVLEAVYEVELEEKGLVDCILFPQKGERPHPNECSGGDLDGDQFFISWDKGLIPGETESPMDYQGRRPRKMDHDVTLEEIQKFFIDYMINDTLGAISTAHLVHADREPDKARSSKCLQLAELHSMAVDFAKTGAPAEMPKALKPKEFPDFMERIDKKMYISGGVLGKLYRGTLDSTRQQRSKFVWTENIAEATYDHDLEVKGFEEFVEIAISHKDMYVEKLSGLMDYYEAKKEDEILTGNLQNKAMYLQRDNRRYGDTKDRILISVKSLQKEAKEWFESCCQAKEKQRLASAWYHVTYHPSYFQEGITCLSFPWIVADILLNIKSANSKNLKTSSVPCIEDATKEAEDN, encoded by the exons ATGGGAGCGGAGCTAATAGAGCGACCCACAGCTCGTCTCACAAACATTCCACAAACCATAACGGCCAAAGATCTTTTCCAATATCTCGAAACCCAACTGGGTCCTGACTCAGTTTTCGCCATTGAAATCTCTTCAGAGCACAAAAACTGGAAATCGCGCGGCTTTGGTCGTGTCCAGTTCACTACCCTTGATTTTAAGCTCAAAGCTCAAAGCTTTTCTCTTCAAAACAAGCTCATTTTCAAATCCCATAACCTCAAAATTTCTGAAACTTATGATGACATCATTGCTAGGCCTATTAACCCACAACATAGAATTAATAATGGGATTTTGCATGTGGGCTTTATGAAAGAAGAGTTTTGCTTGTCTGTTCTGGAGAGTTGGGATGGTGTTAGAATGTGGCTTATGCCTGAGAGAAGGAGAGTTGAGCTTTGGAATTGGGTTGATAACGAGTGTTATAAAATGGAAATCAGCTTTGAGGATGTTTTGGAGACTGTTGGATGCCGTTTGGGAGGTGATACTTTGAATGCAATTCTTTTGAAG CTCAAGTATGGAGCGaggatatataaaaaaatatctggACCTGATATAGCTTCAAAATTTAGTGCTGATAGGTACCACATGTGCAAGGAAGATTTTGACTTTATCTGGGTACGCACTACTGACTTTTCTTCTGTGAAATCAGTTGGGCAATCAACTTCGTTTTGTTGGGAAATTGAAGAAGGATTAGAGGCttctgatatttttaaaagtttccCATATTATACTGAAGCTAGAGAAGAAGTCATCTTAGAAGATGGGGAAGAATGGGGTTCTGCATCTGAAATAGTCCCACTTGTCAAATGTGGATCTGATTCTAAGTTACCTTATGAGATCCTTTTCCAGTTGAATTCTCTTGTTCATACTCAAAAAATTAGTCTTGCTGCTGTAGATACCAATCTGATCACAACTCTTGGCAGTTTGACCATAGATACTGCTACAATGATTCTTCAGAAGTTGCATAAGTTGGCAGTCACCTGTTATGATCCTTTGGCATTTATAAAGAAACAATTACATGTTCCAGGACGAAACCTTAAAAGACCTTTTTTCTCATCAAGCAAAAACTTAGTAAATCATAATATAATGAGTTGTCATAGGGCCTTAATTACACCATCAAAGATTTACTGCTTAGGTCCTGAGCTTGAATCCTCAAATTATGTCGTGAAGAACTTTGCATCATATGCTTCCGACTTTATGAGAGTCACATTTGTTGAAGAAGATTGGAGTAAGCTTCCTGCAAATGCCATTTCTATGAGTATCCAGCGAGGCATTTTTGCAAAACCTTTTAGAACTGGAATATATCATAGGATATTATCTATTCTTCGAGATGGAATTGTGATCGGAGctaaaaagtttgaatttcTGGCTTTCTCAGCTAGTCAACTGCGATCAAATTCTGTTTGGATGTTTGCTTCTAATGACAAAAAGAAGGCAGAAGAAATAAGAGAGTGGATGGGCTGCTTTAATAAGATACACAGTATTTCCAAATGTGCAGCAAGAATGGGTCAATTGTTCAGTTCTTCAAAGCAAACTTTTATTGTTTCCCCACAAGATATGGAGATTATTCCCGATATTGAAGTTACTTCTGATGGCATTAACTACTGCTTTTCAGATGGTATTGGGaaaatttctctttcttttgctaGGCAGGTTGCTCAAAAATGTGGGTTGAACCGAACTCCATCAGCATTCCAAATTCGATATGGTGGCTATAAAGGTGTAATCGCTGTTGATCGTAATTCTTTCAGGAAGCTATCTCTGCGTGATAGTATGTGCAAATTTGAATCAGAAAACAGGATGCTTAATGTCACCAAATGGAGTGAATCCATGCCTTGCTATTTAAACCGAGAGATAATTACCCTCTTGACTACATTGGGAGTGAAAGATGAAATATTTGAGGGTTTGCAACAGCAACAATTGCAACTGCTGAATAGAATGCTGACTAATAGAGAGTCAGCTTTGAATGTCCTGGAGAATTTGGCTTGGGCTAATTGCAAGaacattttaataaagatGTTGGTCCAAGGTTATGAACCCAATGTGGAGCCTTACCTCTCAATGATGCTTCAAGCTTATCATGAAAACTTATTGGTGGAATTAAGAAGTAGGTGCCGAATATTTGTCCCAAAAGGCCGTATTCTTATTGGTTGCTTAGATGAAACTAGAATTCTAGATTATGGCCAAGTTTATGTCCGCATAACCATGACCAAAGCAGAGCTGCAGGATGCAGATCAGGCCTCCTTCCACAGGGTAGATGAAACAACAGCTGTAGTAACTGGGAAGGTAATTGTCACCAAAAATCCTTGTCTCCACCCAGGAGATATCAGAGTGCTTGAGGCTGTCTATGAAGTGGAACTAGAAGAGAAGGGTTTGGTGGATTGCATTCTTTTCCCTCAGAAAGGAGAAAG GCCTCACCCAAATGAATGCTCGGGTGGTGATCTTGATGGGGATCAATTTTTCATCAGCTGGGACAAAGGTCTCATCCCTGGTGAAACTGAGAGCCCAATGGATTACCAAGGACGAAGGCCTCGTAAAATGGATCATGATGTGACATTAGAG GAAATTCAAAAGTTTTTCATTGATTATATGATCAATGATACTTTGGGTGCCATCTCCACTGCACATTTAGTTCATGCTGATCGGGAACCAGATAAAGCTCGAAGTAGCAAATGTCTACAGTTGGCAGAACTTCACTCCATGGCAGTTGACTTTGCAAAAACCGGTGCACCAGCTGAGATGCCTAAGGCTTTGAAACCCAAGGAGTTCCCAGATTTCATGGAAAGAATAGACAAAAAGATGTACATTTCTGGTGGAGTATTGGGAAAACTGTACCGAGGAACCCTTGACTCAACCAGACAACAAAGGTCAAAGTTTGTTTGGACAGAGAATATTGCAGAAGCAACATATGATCATGACCTTGAAGTGAAGGGATTTGAGGAATTTGTTGAAATCGCAATAAGTCACAAAGACATGTATGTGGAGAAATTAAGTGGTTTGATGGATTATTACGAGGCAAAGAAAGAGGACGAGATACTGACAGGGAACCTGCAAAACAAGGCAATGTATCTGCAGCGTGACAACAGGAGATATGGAGATACAAAGGATCGAATACTGATATCCGTGAAGAGCCTGCAGAAGGAGGCTAAAGAATGGTTTGAGAGCTGCTGCCAGGCAAAAGAAAAGCAACGCCTAGCCTCAGCATGGTATCATGTCACTTACCATCCAAGTTATTTCCAGGAAGGCATTACTTGCTTAAGCTTTCCATGGATTGTAGCTGATATTCTGCTGAACATTAAGTCTGCAAATAGCAAAAACTTGAAGACAAGCAGCGTGCCATGCATAGAGGACGCGACAAAAGAAGCTGAGGATAACTAA
- the LOC8289038 gene encoding RNA-dependent RNA polymerase 2 isoform X2, which yields MCKEDFDFIWVRTTDFSSVKSVGQSTSFCWEIEEGLEASDIFKSFPYYTEAREEVILEDGEEWGSASEIVPLVKCGSDSKLPYEILFQLNSLVHTQKISLAAVDTNLITTLGSLTIDTATMILQKLHKLAVTCYDPLAFIKKQLHVPGRNLKRPFFSSSKNLVNHNIMSCHRALITPSKIYCLGPELESSNYVVKNFASYASDFMRVTFVEEDWSKLPANAISMSIQRGIFAKPFRTGIYHRILSILRDGIVIGAKKFEFLAFSASQLRSNSVWMFASNDKKKAEEIREWMGCFNKIHSISKCAARMGQLFSSSKQTFIVSPQDMEIIPDIEVTSDGINYCFSDGIGKISLSFARQVAQKCGLNRTPSAFQIRYGGYKGVIAVDRNSFRKLSLRDSMCKFESENRMLNVTKWSESMPCYLNREIITLLTTLGVKDEIFEGLQQQQLQLLNRMLTNRESALNVLENLAWANCKNILIKMLVQGYEPNVEPYLSMMLQAYHENLLVELRSRCRIFVPKGRILIGCLDETRILDYGQVYVRITMTKAELQDADQASFHRVDETTAVVTGKVIVTKNPCLHPGDIRVLEAVYEVELEEKGLVDCILFPQKGERPHPNECSGGDLDGDQFFISWDKGLIPGETESPMDYQGRRPRKMDHDVTLEEIQKFFIDYMINDTLGAISTAHLVHADREPDKARSSKCLQLAELHSMAVDFAKTGAPAEMPKALKPKEFPDFMERIDKKMYISGGVLGKLYRGTLDSTRQQRSKFVWTENIAEATYDHDLEVKGFEEFVEIAISHKDMYVEKLSGLMDYYEAKKEDEILTGNLQNKAMYLQRDNRRYGDTKDRILISVKSLQKEAKEWFESCCQAKEKQRLASAWYHVTYHPSYFQEGITCLSFPWIVADILLNIKSANSKNLKTSSVPCIEDATKEAEDN from the exons ATGTGCAAGGAAGATTTTGACTTTATCTGGGTACGCACTACTGACTTTTCTTCTGTGAAATCAGTTGGGCAATCAACTTCGTTTTGTTGGGAAATTGAAGAAGGATTAGAGGCttctgatatttttaaaagtttccCATATTATACTGAAGCTAGAGAAGAAGTCATCTTAGAAGATGGGGAAGAATGGGGTTCTGCATCTGAAATAGTCCCACTTGTCAAATGTGGATCTGATTCTAAGTTACCTTATGAGATCCTTTTCCAGTTGAATTCTCTTGTTCATACTCAAAAAATTAGTCTTGCTGCTGTAGATACCAATCTGATCACAACTCTTGGCAGTTTGACCATAGATACTGCTACAATGATTCTTCAGAAGTTGCATAAGTTGGCAGTCACCTGTTATGATCCTTTGGCATTTATAAAGAAACAATTACATGTTCCAGGACGAAACCTTAAAAGACCTTTTTTCTCATCAAGCAAAAACTTAGTAAATCATAATATAATGAGTTGTCATAGGGCCTTAATTACACCATCAAAGATTTACTGCTTAGGTCCTGAGCTTGAATCCTCAAATTATGTCGTGAAGAACTTTGCATCATATGCTTCCGACTTTATGAGAGTCACATTTGTTGAAGAAGATTGGAGTAAGCTTCCTGCAAATGCCATTTCTATGAGTATCCAGCGAGGCATTTTTGCAAAACCTTTTAGAACTGGAATATATCATAGGATATTATCTATTCTTCGAGATGGAATTGTGATCGGAGctaaaaagtttgaatttcTGGCTTTCTCAGCTAGTCAACTGCGATCAAATTCTGTTTGGATGTTTGCTTCTAATGACAAAAAGAAGGCAGAAGAAATAAGAGAGTGGATGGGCTGCTTTAATAAGATACACAGTATTTCCAAATGTGCAGCAAGAATGGGTCAATTGTTCAGTTCTTCAAAGCAAACTTTTATTGTTTCCCCACAAGATATGGAGATTATTCCCGATATTGAAGTTACTTCTGATGGCATTAACTACTGCTTTTCAGATGGTATTGGGaaaatttctctttcttttgctaGGCAGGTTGCTCAAAAATGTGGGTTGAACCGAACTCCATCAGCATTCCAAATTCGATATGGTGGCTATAAAGGTGTAATCGCTGTTGATCGTAATTCTTTCAGGAAGCTATCTCTGCGTGATAGTATGTGCAAATTTGAATCAGAAAACAGGATGCTTAATGTCACCAAATGGAGTGAATCCATGCCTTGCTATTTAAACCGAGAGATAATTACCCTCTTGACTACATTGGGAGTGAAAGATGAAATATTTGAGGGTTTGCAACAGCAACAATTGCAACTGCTGAATAGAATGCTGACTAATAGAGAGTCAGCTTTGAATGTCCTGGAGAATTTGGCTTGGGCTAATTGCAAGaacattttaataaagatGTTGGTCCAAGGTTATGAACCCAATGTGGAGCCTTACCTCTCAATGATGCTTCAAGCTTATCATGAAAACTTATTGGTGGAATTAAGAAGTAGGTGCCGAATATTTGTCCCAAAAGGCCGTATTCTTATTGGTTGCTTAGATGAAACTAGAATTCTAGATTATGGCCAAGTTTATGTCCGCATAACCATGACCAAAGCAGAGCTGCAGGATGCAGATCAGGCCTCCTTCCACAGGGTAGATGAAACAACAGCTGTAGTAACTGGGAAGGTAATTGTCACCAAAAATCCTTGTCTCCACCCAGGAGATATCAGAGTGCTTGAGGCTGTCTATGAAGTGGAACTAGAAGAGAAGGGTTTGGTGGATTGCATTCTTTTCCCTCAGAAAGGAGAAAG GCCTCACCCAAATGAATGCTCGGGTGGTGATCTTGATGGGGATCAATTTTTCATCAGCTGGGACAAAGGTCTCATCCCTGGTGAAACTGAGAGCCCAATGGATTACCAAGGACGAAGGCCTCGTAAAATGGATCATGATGTGACATTAGAG GAAATTCAAAAGTTTTTCATTGATTATATGATCAATGATACTTTGGGTGCCATCTCCACTGCACATTTAGTTCATGCTGATCGGGAACCAGATAAAGCTCGAAGTAGCAAATGTCTACAGTTGGCAGAACTTCACTCCATGGCAGTTGACTTTGCAAAAACCGGTGCACCAGCTGAGATGCCTAAGGCTTTGAAACCCAAGGAGTTCCCAGATTTCATGGAAAGAATAGACAAAAAGATGTACATTTCTGGTGGAGTATTGGGAAAACTGTACCGAGGAACCCTTGACTCAACCAGACAACAAAGGTCAAAGTTTGTTTGGACAGAGAATATTGCAGAAGCAACATATGATCATGACCTTGAAGTGAAGGGATTTGAGGAATTTGTTGAAATCGCAATAAGTCACAAAGACATGTATGTGGAGAAATTAAGTGGTTTGATGGATTATTACGAGGCAAAGAAAGAGGACGAGATACTGACAGGGAACCTGCAAAACAAGGCAATGTATCTGCAGCGTGACAACAGGAGATATGGAGATACAAAGGATCGAATACTGATATCCGTGAAGAGCCTGCAGAAGGAGGCTAAAGAATGGTTTGAGAGCTGCTGCCAGGCAAAAGAAAAGCAACGCCTAGCCTCAGCATGGTATCATGTCACTTACCATCCAAGTTATTTCCAGGAAGGCATTACTTGCTTAAGCTTTCCATGGATTGTAGCTGATATTCTGCTGAACATTAAGTCTGCAAATAGCAAAAACTTGAAGACAAGCAGCGTGCCATGCATAGAGGACGCGACAAAAGAAGCTGAGGATAACTAA
- the LOC8289037 gene encoding uncharacterized protein LOC8289037: MGVEDPEAVSVSVGDQSSNSLLMNSRCCFCFPCLGSRGSSTVGLAWWERIRSSKGHPSEEDNKPKWWSKGVRALKKIREWSEIVAGPKWKTFIRRFNRCNRGSGNGRHNGKFQYDPLSYALNFDEGQNGHFHDEENDDYGGFRDFSSRYASVSASGKPLSMDVSSRDKEMAVNA; this comes from the coding sequence ATGGGCGTCGAAGACCCTGAAGCTGTCTCTGTTTCCGTGGGCGACCAATCGTCTAATTCTCTCCTGATGAACAGCCGCTGCTGCTTCTGTTTCCCCTGCTTAGGTTCTCGCGGATCGTCCACCGTCGGTTTAGCCTGGTGGGAGCGAATACGATCGTCTAAAGGGCATCCTAGTGAGGAGGATAATAAGCCAAAGTGGTGGAGTAAAGGAGTCAGGGCTTTAAAGAAGATCCGAGAGTGGTCTGAGATCGTTGCTGGTCCTAAGTGGAAAACTTTCATCAGAAGATTTAATAGATGCAACAGAGGGAGTGGTAACGGCCGTCATAACGGCAAATTCCAGTATGATCCTTTGAGTTACGCTTTGAATTTTGATGAAGGACAGAACGGTCACTTTCACGATGAGGAGAACGATGATTACGGCGGGTTTCGTGATTTCTCATCTAGGTACGCTTCTGTTTCGGCCTCCGGTAAGCCGCTTTCTATGGATGTTTCATCTCGTGATAAGGAGATGGCAGTAAATGCGTGA
- the LOC8289036 gene encoding protein NUCLEAR FUSION DEFECTIVE 2 yields the protein MSSRRFTLFTLLVLIAFFLSQVLAANDRNYQKIKPSSSPFASALEALQKQINYNFQNVGLLRRAMTHPSFSEENNRALSVMGSNVIDTFVSLFSLRKDIDISSKELNRRIAEISKVETSCAVDGMRLGLDKVVRVSYKTNSTAPAVVCGAFRALFGAIAIDTGKSDDAGSVFWGVHSHNTISGKATAF from the exons ATGTCTTCTCGTCGCTTCACTCTCTTCACGCTACTGGTCTTGATcgctttctttctctctcag GTTCTTGCTGCAAATGATCGCAATTATCAGAAGATCAAACCCTCATCATCACCATTCGCATCAGCTCTCGAAGCCCTACAGAAACAAATCAA CTATAATTTCCAGAACGTAGGTCTTCTCCGCCGTGCAATGACACACCCTTCATTCTCAGAAGAGAACAATAGGGCATTGAGCGTTATGGGTTCCAATGTGATCGACACGTTTGTTTCTCTGTTTTCACTTAGAAAAGACATCGATATCTCCTCTAAAGAACTCAATCGTCGCATAGCTGAAATTTCAAAGGTGGAAACATCATGTGCTGTTGATGGGATGCGGTTGGGGTTAGACAAAGTTGTTAGAGTTTCTTACAAGACTAATTCAACTGCTCCAGCGGTGGTTTGTGGTGCTTTTAGGGCGCTTTTTGGCGCTATTGCTATCGATACTGGTAAATCTGATGATGCTGGAAGTGTTTTCTGGGGTGTTCATAGTCATAATACTATAAGTGGAAAAGCCACTGCCTTCTAA
- the LOC8289035 gene encoding probable alpha,alpha-trehalose-phosphate synthase [UDP-forming] 9, producing the protein MVSRSCINLLELPSGDMLNLPRTPRSIPRVMTVPGILSDTDGDGSNDGDSDTPSSGCQKKKIIVANFLPLNAQKDSKSGKWTFSFDEEALLLQMKDGFSIDTEVVYVGSLKADVDTSEQEEVSQKLLDEFNCVPTFLSPDLYKMFYHGFCKHHLWPLFHYMLPMCPDHGDRFNKLLWQAYVSANKIFADKVMEVINPEDDYVWVHDYHLMVLPTFLRKRFYRVKLGFFLHSPFPSSEIYRTLPVRDEILKALLNADLIGFHTFDYARHFLSCCSRMLGLDYESKRGHIGLEYFGRTVYIKILPVGVHMGRLEYALNHPSSSIKVKEIQKQFAGKKLIVGVDDMDIFKGISLKLLAMEQLLHHNPELRGKVVMVQIVNPARSAGKDVQEAERETHSTTKRINSIFGFPGYEPVVLIDRPVPFYEKTAYYALAECCIVNAVRDGMNLIPYKYIVCRQGTSKMDEALGVASGSPHASTLVVSEFIGCSPSLSGAIRVNPWDVEAVADALNVALTMSDLEKQLRHEKHYRYISSHDVAYWARSFMQDLERACKDHYSKRCWGIGFGLNFRILSLSPSFRKLSNEHIISAYKRTYRRAIFLDYDGTVVPQTSIVKTPSSEVISVLNSLCSDPKNTVFIVSGRGKDSLSDWFAQCENLGIAAEHGYFIRWTRMSNWETSSLAADFDWKKMAEPVMKLYTEATDGSYIEAKESALVWQHQDADPDFGSWQAKELLDHLENVLANEPVVVKRGQHIVEVKPQGVTKGFVAEKVLSAMIAKGKSPDFVMCIGDDRSDEDMFESISSTASNLSFPSAPEIFACTVGQKPSKARYYLDDTVEVLALLQGLATASSPKPRCITEVQVSFDNGA; encoded by the exons ATGGTGTCAAGATCTTGCATAAATTTACTGGAGTTACCATCTGGAGACATGTTGAATCTCCCTCGAACTCCTAGATCCATTCCAAGGGTGATGACTGTTCCCGGAATTCTTTCTGACACAGATGGCGATGGAAGCAATGATGGGGATTCAGATACTCCATCATCTGGATGccagaagaagaaaattatagTAGCAAATTTTCTTCCTCTAAATGCTCAAAAGGATTCAAAATCTGGCAAATGGACTTTTAGTTTTGACGAGGAAGCCCTCTTGTTACAAATGAAGGATGGGTTCTCAATTGATACAGAGGTTGTTTATGTGGGATCTCTGAAGGCTGATGTAGATACAAGTGAACAAGAGGAAGTCTCCCAGAAGTTGCTTGATGAATTTAACTGTGTACCTACCTTTCTTTCTCCTGATCTTTACAAAATGTTTTACCATGGTTTCTGTAAGCATCACCTGTGGCCCCTTTTCCATTATATGCTGCCTATGTGCCCTGATCATGGCGATCGTTTTAACAAATTGCTGTGGCAGGCCTATGTCTCTGCTAATAAGATTTTTGCTGATAAGGTTATGGAAGTTATTAATCCTGAAGATGATTATGTTTGGGTTCATGACTATCACCTAATGGTCCTCCCTACTTTCTTGAGGAAGCGTTTCTATCGAGTTAAGCTTGGCTTCTTCCTTCACAGCCCGTTCCCCTCATCAGAAATTTACCGAACTCTGCCTGTGAGAGATGAAATACTGAAAGCACTGCTGAATGCTGATTTGATTGGTTTTCATACATTTGATTATGCTCGCCACTTTCTGTCCTGTTGCAGTCGAATGCTGGGTCTAGATTATGAATCAAAACGTGGTCATATTGGTCTTGAGTATTTTGGCCGCACAGTGTACATTAAAATCTTGCCTGTGGGAGTTCATATGGGTCGACTTGAATATGCTCTAAATCACCCCTCTTCTTCCATCAAGGtgaaagaaattcaaaaacaGTTTGCAGGGAAAAAGCTTATTGTTGGAGTTGATGACATGGACATATTTAAGGGCATTAGTCTGAAATTATTAGCTATGGAACAACTTTTGCATCATAATCCTGAGTTGCGGGGAAAAGTTGTCATGGTCCAGATTGTAAATCCTGCAAGGAGCGCAGGAAAAGATGTACAAGAAGCAGAAAGGGAGACACATTCGACTACCAAAAGGATAAACAGTATATTTGGTTTTCCAGGCTATGAACCAGTTGTCCTGATTGACCGTCCTGTACCTTTTTATGAGAAAACGGCCTACTATGCTTTGGCTGAATGTTGCATTGTAAATGCAGTGAGGGATGGAATGAACCTGATCCCCTATAAGTACATTGTTTGTAGACAGGGAACTTCTAAAATGGATGAAGCTCTGGGGGTTGCTTCTGGATCGCCGCATGCAAGCACTCTTGTCGTTTCAGAGTTTATTGGTTGCTCACCGTCCTTGAGCGGTGCCATAAGGGTCAATCCATGGGATGTTGAAGCTGTAGCTGATGCATTAAATGTGGCCCTTACCATGTCTGATTTAGAAAAGCAGTTGAGGCATGAGAAACACTATAGGTACATTAGCTCTCATGATGTGGCTTATTGGGCTCGCAGTTTTATGCAGGACTTGGAGCGAGCGTGCAAGGATCATTACAGTAAACGGTGCTGGGGTATTGGTTTTGGtctaaattttagaattttgtcACTTTCACCAAGCTTTAGGAAGCTttctaatgagcatattatctCTGCATATAAGAGGACATATAGGAGGGCAATATTTCTGGATTATGATGGAACAGTGGTGCCTCAAACTTCTATTGTGAAAACCCCCAGTTCTGAAGTTATATCTGTTCTAAACAGCCTTTGCAGTGACCCTAAAAACACAGTGTTTATAGTTAGTGGCAGGGGGAAAGATTCTCTGAGTGATTGGTTTGCTCAATGTGAGAATCTCGGTATTGCAGCTGAGCATGGATACTTCATCAG ATGGACCAGGATGTCCAATTGGGAAACCAGTTCCCTGGCAGCAGATTTTGACTGGAAAAAAATGGCAGAACCTGTGATGAAACTATACACAGAAGCAACTGATGGCTCCTATATAGAGGCTAAGGAGAGTGCCTTGGTATGGCAGCATCAAGATGCTGATCCAGACTTTGGATCTTGGCAGGCCAAGGAATTGCTGGATCATCTTGAGAACGTCCTTGCAAATGAGCCAGTAGTTGTCAAGAGGGGTCAGCATATTGTTGAAGTCAAGCCACAG GGAGTCACTAAAGGGTTTGTTGCAGAGAAAGTTCTTTCTGCAATGATTGCGAAGGGAAAATCTCCAGACTTTGTGATGTGCATTGGGGACGATAGATCCGATGAGGACATGTTTGAAAGCATATCTAGTACAGCTTCTAATTTGTCATTTCCTTCAGCTCCAGAGATCTTTGCATGTACTGTTGGCCAGAAACCAAGCAAAGCTAGGTATTATTTAGATGATACTGTAGAAGTACTTGCATTGCTTCAAGGTTTGGCAACTGCTTCAAGTCCGAAACCAAGGTGTATCACAGAAGTGCAAGTTTCTTTTGATAATGGTGCTTGA